Proteins from a single region of Apium graveolens cultivar Ventura chromosome 7, ASM990537v1, whole genome shotgun sequence:
- the LOC141672044 gene encoding putative glycerol-3-phosphate dehydrogenase [NAD(+)] 2, cytosolic isoform X2, giving the protein MVGTSVAANGSVESNGSSQNVLVEKKVDEFRRILRKADGDPLRIVGVGAGAWGSVFTAMLQDGYGQFREKVQIRIWRRPGRAIDKATAEHLFEVINSREDVLRRLIRRCAYLKYVEARLGDRTLYADEILKDGFCLNMIDTPLCPLKVVTNLQEAVWDADIIINGLPSTETREVFEEISKYWKERITPPVIISLAKGIEAALDPEPYIITPTQMINRATGVPMENILYLGGPNIASEIYNHEYANARICGSEKWRKALGKFLRQPHFIVWDNGDLITHEVMGGLKNVYAIGAGMIASLTNESATSKSVYFAHCTSEMIFITHLLSENPEKLAGPLLADTYVTLLKGRNAWYGKKLAKGELSLDMGDSIKGKGTIQGVAIRCHPSSFKRRNNE; this is encoded by the exons ATGGTTGGGACAAGTGTGGCAGCTAACGGCTCTGTGGAGTCGAATGGTTCGAGTCAAAATGTATTGGTAGAGAAGAAAGTTGATGAGTTTCGTCGGATTTTAAGAAAAGCAGATGGTGATCCTTTGAGGATTGTAGGTGTTGGGGCGGGTGCGTGGGGTAGTGTGTTTACGGCAATGTTGCAGGATGGGTATGGTCAGTTTCGTGAGAAGGTTCAGATTAGGATTTGGAGAAGACCGGGAAGAGCTATTGATAAAGCTACAGCTGAACACCTTTTTGAGGTGATCAATTCAAGGGAAGATGTGCTACGGAGATTGATTAGACGTTGTGCGTACTTGAAGTATGTGGAGGCTAGGCTAGGTGATAGAACCTTATATGCAGACGAAATATTGAAAGATGGGTTTTGCTTGAATATGATTGACACTCCACTTTGTCCTTTGAAGGTTGTTACGAACTTGCAGGAGGCTGTTTGGGATGCTGATATAATCATAAATGGTCTGCCATCAACTGAGACTAGAGAGGTGTTTGAAGAAATTAGCAAGTATTGGAAGGAAAGAATTACGCCGCCGGTCATTATTTCCTTGGCAAAGGGTATAGAGGCTGCATTGGACCCCGAACCCTACATTATAACTCCGACTCAAATGATTAACCGAGCAA CTGGAGTACCAATGGAGAACATTTTATACCTAGGAGGACCTAATATTGCATCAGAGATTTATAATCATGAGTATGCTAATGCTCGGATATGCGGATCTGAGAAGTGGAGGAAAGCACTGGGGAAGTTTTTGAGGCAACCACATTTCATTGTGTGGGATAATGGTGACCTTATTACTCATGAAGTAATGGGTGGATTGAAGAATGTTTATGCCATTGGAGCTG GTATGATAGCTTCCCTGACCAATGAGAGTGCTACAAGCAAGTCGGTTTACTTTGCACACTGTACATCAGAGATGATATTTATAACTCATCTTTTATCGGAAAACCCAGAAAAGCTGGCAGGTCCGTTATTGGCCGACACATATGTGACATTGTTGAAAGGACGTAATGCGTGGTATGGCAAAAAATTGGCGAAAGGGGAACTAAGCCTAGATATGGGTGATAGCATTAAGGGAAAAGGAACGATTCAG GGAGTTGCCATTAGATGCCATCCTTCAAGCTTTAAGAGACGAAACAATGAATGA
- the LOC141672044 gene encoding putative glycerol-3-phosphate dehydrogenase [NAD(+)] 1, cytosolic isoform X1 has product MVGTSVAANGSVESNGSSQNVLVEKKVDEFRRILRKADGDPLRIVGVGAGAWGSVFTAMLQDGYGQFREKVQIRIWRRPGRAIDKATAEHLFEVINSREDVLRRLIRRCAYLKYVEARLGDRTLYADEILKDGFCLNMIDTPLCPLKVVTNLQEAVWDADIIINGLPSTETREVFEEISKYWKERITPPVIISLAKGIEAALDPEPYIITPTQMINRATGVPMENILYLGGPNIASEIYNHEYANARICGSEKWRKALGKFLRQPHFIVWDNGDLITHEVMGGLKNVYAIGAGMIASLTNESATSKSVYFAHCTSEMIFITHLLSENPEKLAGPLLADTYVTLLKGRNAWYGKKLAKGELSLDMGDSIKGKGTIQGVSAVKAFYELLSHPRLSVLNPEENKNVAPAELCPILKTLYKMLIVRELPLDAILQALRDETMNDPRERIEIAQTHAFYIPSLLGK; this is encoded by the exons ATGGTTGGGACAAGTGTGGCAGCTAACGGCTCTGTGGAGTCGAATGGTTCGAGTCAAAATGTATTGGTAGAGAAGAAAGTTGATGAGTTTCGTCGGATTTTAAGAAAAGCAGATGGTGATCCTTTGAGGATTGTAGGTGTTGGGGCGGGTGCGTGGGGTAGTGTGTTTACGGCAATGTTGCAGGATGGGTATGGTCAGTTTCGTGAGAAGGTTCAGATTAGGATTTGGAGAAGACCGGGAAGAGCTATTGATAAAGCTACAGCTGAACACCTTTTTGAGGTGATCAATTCAAGGGAAGATGTGCTACGGAGATTGATTAGACGTTGTGCGTACTTGAAGTATGTGGAGGCTAGGCTAGGTGATAGAACCTTATATGCAGACGAAATATTGAAAGATGGGTTTTGCTTGAATATGATTGACACTCCACTTTGTCCTTTGAAGGTTGTTACGAACTTGCAGGAGGCTGTTTGGGATGCTGATATAATCATAAATGGTCTGCCATCAACTGAGACTAGAGAGGTGTTTGAAGAAATTAGCAAGTATTGGAAGGAAAGAATTACGCCGCCGGTCATTATTTCCTTGGCAAAGGGTATAGAGGCTGCATTGGACCCCGAACCCTACATTATAACTCCGACTCAAATGATTAACCGAGCAA CTGGAGTACCAATGGAGAACATTTTATACCTAGGAGGACCTAATATTGCATCAGAGATTTATAATCATGAGTATGCTAATGCTCGGATATGCGGATCTGAGAAGTGGAGGAAAGCACTGGGGAAGTTTTTGAGGCAACCACATTTCATTGTGTGGGATAATGGTGACCTTATTACTCATGAAGTAATGGGTGGATTGAAGAATGTTTATGCCATTGGAGCTG GTATGATAGCTTCCCTGACCAATGAGAGTGCTACAAGCAAGTCGGTTTACTTTGCACACTGTACATCAGAGATGATATTTATAACTCATCTTTTATCGGAAAACCCAGAAAAGCTGGCAGGTCCGTTATTGGCCGACACATATGTGACATTGTTGAAAGGACGTAATGCGTGGTATGGCAAAAAATTGGCGAAAGGGGAACTAAGCCTAGATATGGGTGATAGCATTAAGGGAAAAGGAACGATTCAG GGTGTCTCTGCTGTGAAGGCCTTCTATGAACTACTTAGTCATCCTCGTTTAAGTGTCTTAAATCCTGAAGAGAACAAAAATGTTGCTCCAGCTGAGCTATGTCCCATACTGAAAACACTGTATAAGATGTTAATTGTCAG GGAGTTGCCATTAGATGCCATCCTTCAAGCTTTAAGAGACGAAACAATGAATGACCCTCGAGAACGTATTGAGATTGCTCAGACCCATGCTTTCTATATACCATCACTTCTAGGGAAATAG
- the LOC141670834 gene encoding calcium-transporting ATPase 4, plasma membrane-type-like isoform X2: MKPITMEEYMEYYLRKNFELESKNASEEALKKWRDAVWLVKNPRRRFRMVADLNKRAEADRKRQDIQEKIRIALYVQKAALQFIDAVSIKSDYKLSDKVREAGFGIEPEELQSINRSRNLNTLDAHGGVKGFAVKLKVSLNDGVLSKNVPVIQDIYGYNRVKEKPMKPFWMFVWEALQDMTLIILMVCAVASVGVGIATEGWPKGMYDGLGIILCIFLVVMVTAISDYKQSLQFKDLDREKKNIMVQVSRDGSRQKVSIYDIVVGDVVHLSIGDLVPADGIFISGYSLTVDESSLSGESEPVNVDAEKPFLLSGTKVKDGSGKMLVTSVGMMTEWGRLMLTLSEGGDDETPLQVKLNGVATIIGKIGLAFAVLTFLVMTARFIIVKAVYHEITKWSIADALTLLNFFAIAVTILVVAVPEGLPLAVTLSLAFAMKKLMNDRALVRHLSACETMGSASCICTDKTGTLTTNHMVVTKIWICDEAKEIGNEENGGKALKSSLSENVLSTLMHSVFHNTNAEVVKDKNGKINIMGSPTESALLEFALVFQGDYMTQCKKAKIVKVEPFNSIKKKMSVVVALPGGGHQAFCKGASEIILEMCDKIVSRNGESVPLSEEQRKSITNVINGFASEALRTLCLAFRDIGTSNSYAENIPEDSYTLIAVVGIKDPVRPGVRESVETCLHAGIKVRMVTGDNIHTAKAIARECGILTDDGIAIEGSNFRDKSAQELEDILPKLQVMARSLPLDKHNLVKLLRNEYQEVVAVTGDGTNDAPALHEADIGLAMGIAGTEVAKENSDIVVMDDNFKTIVTVAKWGRSVYINIQKFVQFQLTVNVVALMTNFVSACVSGSAPLTAVQLLWVNMIMDTLGALALATEPPTDELMQRPPVGRNVHFITKIMWRNIIGQSIYQLILLGILKFNGKRLFKLHGGDSLSVLDTLIFNTFVFCQVFNEINSRDMEKINVFRGMFDSWVFMLVMVSTVAFQIIIVEYLGTFADTVPLSKELWLASIMMGAVSLPFGAVLKLIPVSPDEHPQHDGYEQLPSGPDLA; encoded by the exons ATGAAACCAATCACAATGGAAGAGTATATGGAGTATTATTTGAGGAAAAACTTTGAGCTGGAGTCAAAAAATGCATCCGAGGAGGCTTTAAAAAAATGGAGAGATGCTGTTTGGTTGGTCAAGAATCCTCGCCGGAGATTTCGTATGGTTGCGGATCTCAATAAACGTGCCGAGGCCGACCGCAAACGTCAAGATATACAG GAAAAAATCAGAATAGCTCTGTATGTGCAAAAGGCAGCATTGCAATTTATCGATG CTGTTAGCATTAAATCAGACTACAAGCTCTCTGATAAAGTCAGAGAAGCTGGATTTGGTATAGAACCAGAAGAGCTTCAAAGCATAAACAGATCCCGCAACCTCAACACTTTGGATGCTCATGGAGGTGTAAAGGGATTTGCAGTAAAACTTAAAGTGTCACTCAACGACGGGGTACTGTCAAAAAATGTACCAGTAATACAAGATATTTATGGATATAATCGCGTTAAAGAGAAGCCCATGAAACCATTTTGGATGTTTGTATGGGAAGCACTTCAAGATATGACACTCATAATTTTGATGGTATGTGCTGTGGCTTCTGTTGGTGTGGGAATTGCTACTGAAGGGTGGCCTAAAGGTATGTACGATGGTCTTGGAATCATATTATGTATATTCTTGGTTGTGATGGTTACTGCAATTAGTGATTATAAACAGTCCTTACAATTTAAGGACTTAGATAGGGAAAAGAAGAATATAATGGTTCAGGTATCAAGGGATGGAAGTAGGCAAAAGGTGTCTATATACGATATAGTAGTCGGGGACGTTGTTCATCTGTCTATTGGAGATCTAGTTCCCGCAGACGGGATTTTCATATCTGGTTACAGCCTTACAGTTGATGAATCCAGTTTATCCGGGGAGAGTGAGCCTGTGAATGTGGATGCGGAAAAGCCTTTTCTTCTTTCTGGGACCAAAGTGAAAGATGGTTCTGGGAAAATGCTTGTTACATCTGTTGGAATGATGACCGAATGGGGGAGATTAATGCTGACTTTAAGTGAAGGCGGAGACGATGAAACTCCATTGCAAGTGAAACTCAATGGTGTTGCTACAATTATAGGAAAAATAGGGTTGGCTTTTGCAGTACTGACATTTTTGGTTATGACGGCTAGATTTATTATTGTGAAGGCGGTTTATCACGAGATAACCAAATGGTCTATTGCTGATGCTTTGACTCTTCTAAACTTCTTTGCAATTGCAGTGACCATACTTGTCGTAGCAGTTCCAGAAGGTTTACCACTAGCAGTGACACTAAGCTTGGCCTTCGCAATGAAAAAATTGATGAATGATAGGGCACTTGTCAGGCATCTTTCTGCTTGTGAGACAATGGGTTCTGCTAGCTGCATTTGTACTGATAAAACAGGAACCTTGACCACAAATCATATGGTAGTTACTAAAATTTGGATATGTGATGAAGCCAAGGAAATAGGGAATGAAGAGAATGGGGGAAAAGCATTGAAGTCTTCATTATCTGAAAATGTTTTGAGTACTCTTATGCATTCTGTATTTCATAATACTAATGCTGAGGTTGTGAAAGATAAAAATGGCAAGATAAACATAATGGGGTCCCCTACAGAATCAGCTTTGCTTGAGTTTGCGTTAGTTTTCCAAGGTGATTACATGACACAGTGCAAAAAAGCTAAGATTGTGAAAGTTGAGCCTTTTAATTCCATCAAGAAAAAGATGTCTGTTGTTGTTGCTCTTCCAGGTGGCGGGCATCAAGCATTCTGTAAAGGGGCATCAGAAATAATACTAGAAATGTGTGATAAGATTGTTAGTAGAAATGGTGAATCCGTGCCTTTATCTGAAGAGCAGAGAAAGAGCATCACAAATGTGATTAACGGATTTGCTTCTGAAGCTCTTAGAACTCTTTGTTTAGCTTTCCGGGACATTGGAACTTCAAATTCCTATGCAGAGAATATTCCTGAAGATAGCTATACTCTTATTGCAGTGGTTGGAATTAAAGATCCAGTCCGCCCAGGGGTAAGGGAATCTGTGGAAACTTGTTTACATGCTGGAATTAAGGTTCGAATGGTCACCGGTGACAACATTCATACTGCCAAGGCCATAGCTAGAGAATGTGGTATTTTGACAGATGATGGTATTGCTATAGAAGGATCAAATTTTCGCGATAAAAGTGCCCAGGAGTTGGAAGACATTTTACCCAAACTACAG GTGATGGCTCGATCATTGCCACTGGACAAGCACAATTTAGTAAAATTGTTGAGGAATGAATACCAGGAAGTTGTGGCAGTCACCGGAGATGGGACAAATGATGCTCCTGCATTGCATGAGGCAGATATTGGACTAGCTATGGGCATAGCAGGAACAGAG GTTGCGAAAGAAAATTCGGACATAGTAGTAATGGATGACAATTTTAAGACCATAGTGACAGTAGCCAAATGGGGCAGATCAGTTTACATCAACATTCAGAAATTCGTACAGTTTCAGTTAACTGTTAATGTTGTCGCGCTCATGACCAATTTTGTTTCAGCATGCGTCTCAG GATCGGCTCCCCTTACAGCTGTGCAGTTACTCTGGGTTAACATGATTATGGACACTCTTGGTGCCCTGGCACTTGCCACAGAACCTCCAACTGATGAACTAATGCAGAGGCCTCCGGTTGGCAGGAACGttcattttataactaaaatcATGTGGAGGAACATCATTGGACAAAGTATTTATCAGCTCATATTACTGGGCATTCTTAAGTTTAATGGGAAGCGCCTTTTTAAGCTTCATGGTGGCGATTCTCTTTCTGTTCTCGATACACTGATATTCAACACCTTTGTGTTTTGCCAG GTTTTCAATGAAATTAACAGCAGAGATATGGAGAAGATTAATGTATTTAGAGGAATGTTTGATAGCTGGGTTTTCATGTTGGTCATGGTATCAACAGTAGCATTTCAGATTATAATAGTAGAATATTTAGGAACATTTGCAGACACTGTGCCTCTGAGTAAAGAATTATGGCTGGCCAGTATTATGATGGGAGCAGTAAGCTTACCTTTCGGAGCTGTGCTCAAGTTAATTCCCGTTTCACCTGACGAACATCCACAACATGATGGATATGAACAACTTCCAAGTGGTCCTGATCTGGCATGA
- the LOC141670834 gene encoding calcium-transporting ATPase 4, plasma membrane-type-like isoform X1 yields the protein MDVLSHNEKIRIALYVQKAALQFIDAVSIKSDYKLSDKVREAGFGIEPEELQSINRSRNLNTLDAHGGVKGFAVKLKVSLNDGVLSKNVPVIQDIYGYNRVKEKPMKPFWMFVWEALQDMTLIILMVCAVASVGVGIATEGWPKGMYDGLGIILCIFLVVMVTAISDYKQSLQFKDLDREKKNIMVQVSRDGSRQKVSIYDIVVGDVVHLSIGDLVPADGIFISGYSLTVDESSLSGESEPVNVDAEKPFLLSGTKVKDGSGKMLVTSVGMMTEWGRLMLTLSEGGDDETPLQVKLNGVATIIGKIGLAFAVLTFLVMTARFIIVKAVYHEITKWSIADALTLLNFFAIAVTILVVAVPEGLPLAVTLSLAFAMKKLMNDRALVRHLSACETMGSASCICTDKTGTLTTNHMVVTKIWICDEAKEIGNEENGGKALKSSLSENVLSTLMHSVFHNTNAEVVKDKNGKINIMGSPTESALLEFALVFQGDYMTQCKKAKIVKVEPFNSIKKKMSVVVALPGGGHQAFCKGASEIILEMCDKIVSRNGESVPLSEEQRKSITNVINGFASEALRTLCLAFRDIGTSNSYAENIPEDSYTLIAVVGIKDPVRPGVRESVETCLHAGIKVRMVTGDNIHTAKAIARECGILTDDGIAIEGSNFRDKSAQELEDILPKLQVMARSLPLDKHNLVKLLRNEYQEVVAVTGDGTNDAPALHEADIGLAMGIAGTEVAKENSDIVVMDDNFKTIVTVAKWGRSVYINIQKFVQFQLTVNVVALMTNFVSACVSGSAPLTAVQLLWVNMIMDTLGALALATEPPTDELMQRPPVGRNVHFITKIMWRNIIGQSIYQLILLGILKFNGKRLFKLHGGDSLSVLDTLIFNTFVFCQVFNEINSRDMEKINVFRGMFDSWVFMLVMVSTVAFQIIIVEYLGTFADTVPLSKELWLASIMMGAVSLPFGAVLKLIPVSPDEHPQHDGYEQLPSGPDLA from the exons ATGGATGTTCTCAGTCACAAT GAAAAAATCAGAATAGCTCTGTATGTGCAAAAGGCAGCATTGCAATTTATCGATG CTGTTAGCATTAAATCAGACTACAAGCTCTCTGATAAAGTCAGAGAAGCTGGATTTGGTATAGAACCAGAAGAGCTTCAAAGCATAAACAGATCCCGCAACCTCAACACTTTGGATGCTCATGGAGGTGTAAAGGGATTTGCAGTAAAACTTAAAGTGTCACTCAACGACGGGGTACTGTCAAAAAATGTACCAGTAATACAAGATATTTATGGATATAATCGCGTTAAAGAGAAGCCCATGAAACCATTTTGGATGTTTGTATGGGAAGCACTTCAAGATATGACACTCATAATTTTGATGGTATGTGCTGTGGCTTCTGTTGGTGTGGGAATTGCTACTGAAGGGTGGCCTAAAGGTATGTACGATGGTCTTGGAATCATATTATGTATATTCTTGGTTGTGATGGTTACTGCAATTAGTGATTATAAACAGTCCTTACAATTTAAGGACTTAGATAGGGAAAAGAAGAATATAATGGTTCAGGTATCAAGGGATGGAAGTAGGCAAAAGGTGTCTATATACGATATAGTAGTCGGGGACGTTGTTCATCTGTCTATTGGAGATCTAGTTCCCGCAGACGGGATTTTCATATCTGGTTACAGCCTTACAGTTGATGAATCCAGTTTATCCGGGGAGAGTGAGCCTGTGAATGTGGATGCGGAAAAGCCTTTTCTTCTTTCTGGGACCAAAGTGAAAGATGGTTCTGGGAAAATGCTTGTTACATCTGTTGGAATGATGACCGAATGGGGGAGATTAATGCTGACTTTAAGTGAAGGCGGAGACGATGAAACTCCATTGCAAGTGAAACTCAATGGTGTTGCTACAATTATAGGAAAAATAGGGTTGGCTTTTGCAGTACTGACATTTTTGGTTATGACGGCTAGATTTATTATTGTGAAGGCGGTTTATCACGAGATAACCAAATGGTCTATTGCTGATGCTTTGACTCTTCTAAACTTCTTTGCAATTGCAGTGACCATACTTGTCGTAGCAGTTCCAGAAGGTTTACCACTAGCAGTGACACTAAGCTTGGCCTTCGCAATGAAAAAATTGATGAATGATAGGGCACTTGTCAGGCATCTTTCTGCTTGTGAGACAATGGGTTCTGCTAGCTGCATTTGTACTGATAAAACAGGAACCTTGACCACAAATCATATGGTAGTTACTAAAATTTGGATATGTGATGAAGCCAAGGAAATAGGGAATGAAGAGAATGGGGGAAAAGCATTGAAGTCTTCATTATCTGAAAATGTTTTGAGTACTCTTATGCATTCTGTATTTCATAATACTAATGCTGAGGTTGTGAAAGATAAAAATGGCAAGATAAACATAATGGGGTCCCCTACAGAATCAGCTTTGCTTGAGTTTGCGTTAGTTTTCCAAGGTGATTACATGACACAGTGCAAAAAAGCTAAGATTGTGAAAGTTGAGCCTTTTAATTCCATCAAGAAAAAGATGTCTGTTGTTGTTGCTCTTCCAGGTGGCGGGCATCAAGCATTCTGTAAAGGGGCATCAGAAATAATACTAGAAATGTGTGATAAGATTGTTAGTAGAAATGGTGAATCCGTGCCTTTATCTGAAGAGCAGAGAAAGAGCATCACAAATGTGATTAACGGATTTGCTTCTGAAGCTCTTAGAACTCTTTGTTTAGCTTTCCGGGACATTGGAACTTCAAATTCCTATGCAGAGAATATTCCTGAAGATAGCTATACTCTTATTGCAGTGGTTGGAATTAAAGATCCAGTCCGCCCAGGGGTAAGGGAATCTGTGGAAACTTGTTTACATGCTGGAATTAAGGTTCGAATGGTCACCGGTGACAACATTCATACTGCCAAGGCCATAGCTAGAGAATGTGGTATTTTGACAGATGATGGTATTGCTATAGAAGGATCAAATTTTCGCGATAAAAGTGCCCAGGAGTTGGAAGACATTTTACCCAAACTACAG GTGATGGCTCGATCATTGCCACTGGACAAGCACAATTTAGTAAAATTGTTGAGGAATGAATACCAGGAAGTTGTGGCAGTCACCGGAGATGGGACAAATGATGCTCCTGCATTGCATGAGGCAGATATTGGACTAGCTATGGGCATAGCAGGAACAGAG GTTGCGAAAGAAAATTCGGACATAGTAGTAATGGATGACAATTTTAAGACCATAGTGACAGTAGCCAAATGGGGCAGATCAGTTTACATCAACATTCAGAAATTCGTACAGTTTCAGTTAACTGTTAATGTTGTCGCGCTCATGACCAATTTTGTTTCAGCATGCGTCTCAG GATCGGCTCCCCTTACAGCTGTGCAGTTACTCTGGGTTAACATGATTATGGACACTCTTGGTGCCCTGGCACTTGCCACAGAACCTCCAACTGATGAACTAATGCAGAGGCCTCCGGTTGGCAGGAACGttcattttataactaaaatcATGTGGAGGAACATCATTGGACAAAGTATTTATCAGCTCATATTACTGGGCATTCTTAAGTTTAATGGGAAGCGCCTTTTTAAGCTTCATGGTGGCGATTCTCTTTCTGTTCTCGATACACTGATATTCAACACCTTTGTGTTTTGCCAG GTTTTCAATGAAATTAACAGCAGAGATATGGAGAAGATTAATGTATTTAGAGGAATGTTTGATAGCTGGGTTTTCATGTTGGTCATGGTATCAACAGTAGCATTTCAGATTATAATAGTAGAATATTTAGGAACATTTGCAGACACTGTGCCTCTGAGTAAAGAATTATGGCTGGCCAGTATTATGATGGGAGCAGTAAGCTTACCTTTCGGAGCTGTGCTCAAGTTAATTCCCGTTTCACCTGACGAACATCCACAACATGATGGATATGAACAACTTCCAAGTGGTCCTGATCTGGCATGA
- the LOC141674416 gene encoding uncharacterized protein LOC141674416, whose translation MSFIDGTLLKPDVNAPEFKSWSRCNSMITGWIITALEPQIAGSILYVDTARNIWLDLEERFGQASSAQLYALEQEILQISQDNVSISDYYTQLKKVWDEIDNLKPLPACTCANCTCHITQKVLKLQQDQRLMIFLMKMSNEFANVRSHILMMDNLPNLPQAYRMLLQEQRHKEISKATTTSQESVAFAMDRIQNNFKQLPASQKINRSSTGRPYSGYNTNNSAGFQ comes from the coding sequence ATGAGTTTTATTGATGGAACCTTGCTCAAACCAGACGTTAATGCACCTGAATTCAAGTCTTGGTCTAGGTGTAACAGTATGATAACTGGCTGGATAATTACTGCTCTAGAACCACAGATTGCTGGTAGTATACTCTATGTGGACACTGCGAGAAATATCTGGTTGGATTTAGAGGAACGTTTTGGACAGGCTTCTTCAGCCCAACTATATGCTTTGGAGCAAGAAATTCTACAAATCTCGCAAGATAATGTTTCAATTTCTGATTACTATACACAGTTGAAGAAGGTTTGGGATGAAATTGATAACCTGAAGCCACTTCCTGCTTGTACATGTGCCAATTGCACATGTCACATTACTCAGAAGGTGCTGAAATTGCAACAAGATCAAAGACTGATGATATTTCTTATGAAGATGTCTAATGAGTTTGCTAATGTTCGTTCTCACATTCTGATGATGGATAATCTTCCTAATCTCCCACAAGCTTATAGGATGTTGCTCCAAGAACAGAGACATAAAGAAATATCCAAAGCGACTACTACTTCACAAGAATCTGTTGCTTTTGCCATGGATAGGATTCAAAATAATTTCAAACAATTGCCTGCTTCACAGAAAATCAACAGGAGCTCCACTGGAAGGCCTTATTCTGGGTACAATACCAATAATTCTGCAGGATTCCAGTAG